The nucleotide sequence GTCACGAACGCGAGGTTTGCGGCGTTGAGCATCAGCTCGACGCACATGAACATGACGATGGCGTTGCGCCGCAACAGGACTCCGGCCGCACCGATGCTGAACAGCAGCACCGACAGGTAGAGGTAGGCGTCGGGCCTCACCGCTGCGTCCTCGGGGTCAGCATGGCACTCACCGACAGCTCGGAGTCCGACCCGTCGGGCAGTCGCGCGGCCATGTCCACGGCGTTGTGCCGGGCGTACACGCCGGGGTTCGGCATCGGCGTCGGGTGCGCGCCGGCGAACCGCTCGATGGCGAGTTCGCGCTGGGTCTTGCGGCGGCCGATGCGTTCGCGGTGCGCGAGCACCATGGCGCCGAGCGCCGCGGTGATCAGCAGGGCGCTGGTCAGTTCGAACGCCCACAGGTAGCGCACGAAGATGAGTTCCGCGAGCCCGGAGACGTTGTCGTTGGCCGACGGCGTGGGGCCGCTGACGCCCTGCGTGGCGACGCTGCCGATGCCGGCGATGAGCACGACGCCGAAGCCGACCCCCGCGACGATCGCCGCCCGGCGCTGCCCGCGGATGGTCTCGGTGAGAGAGTCGGCCGAGTCCACCCCGATCAGCATGAGCACGAACAGGAACAGCATCATCACCGCGCCGGTGTAGACGACGATCTGGACGACACCGAGGAACACGGCGCCCTGGGCGATGTAGAGCACCGCGAGGACGATCATGGTGCAGGCCAGGAACATCGCGGAGTACACGGCCTTGGGCGCCGCGACCATGGCGACGGCGGCGACGACGGCTAGCGTGGCGAGGACCCAGAACAGCACCGCCTCGCCGGTCACCGGACCGTCAACCCGTCCGCGCCGACGTGGCCGCGGTAGTAGTCCTCGTCGGTGCTGCCCTCGGCCATGGCGTGCGGCGGTGCCGTCATGTCGGACGTGAGCGGTGCGAGCAGCCGGTCCTTGCCGTAGATGAGGTCGGAGCGGTTGTCGTCGGCCAGCTCGTAGTCGTTGGTCATGGTCAGGGCGCGGGTGGGGCACGCTTCGATGCACAGCCCGCAACCGATGCAGCGCAGGTAGTTGATCTGGTAGACGCGGCCGTAGCGTTCCCCGGGCGAGAACCGCTCGGCGTCGGTGTTGTCGGCGCCCTCGACGAAGATGGCGTCGGCGGGGCAGGCCCACGCACACAGTTCGCAGCCGATGCACTTCTCCAGCCCGTCGGCGTACCGGTTGAGTTGATGCCTGCCGTGGTACCGCCGCGCGGTGGGGCCCGGTTTCTCCGGATACTCCTCGGTCACCGGCTTCTTGAACATCGTGCCGAACGTGACGCCGAAACCGGCGACCGCATCAACGAACCGCATGGCTGACCTCCTTGGCGGGGATCGGGGGGACCGGGAAGTCGCCGGAGTCCGGCGCCGGGCCGTCGGGGTGGCGAAGGCGCCTGCGGCGCAGGACCTTCCACAGCACGGCGACCACGGCGACGCCGACCGCCGCGGAGGCCACGACCAGGGTGGCGGCCCACCCGCCGTACCCCTGCGCGCGCAGGGTCCGGACCACCGCGACCGTCATGATCCAGACCAGGGACAGCGGGATCAGGGCCTTCCAGCCCAGCCCCATGAACTGGTCGTAGCGCAGCCGAGGCAGCGTGGCGCGCAGCCACATGAAGACGAACATGAATGCCCACACCTTGGCCACGAACCACAGCAGCGGCCACCATCCGGAGTTGGCGCCGTCGATGAGGCTGATCGGCCACGGCGCCTGCCAACCGCCGAGGAACAGCGTGGTGGCCAGGGCCGAGACCGTGGTCATGTTGACGTATTCGGCCAGCATGAACATCGCGAACTTCAGCGACGAGTACTCGGTGTGAAAGCCGCCGACGAGTTCACCCTCGGCCTCCGGCAGGTCGAAGGGCGCGCGGTTGGTCTCGCCGACCATCGCGGTGACGTAGACGAGGAACGACGGCAGCAGCAGGAACACGTACCAGAGCCCCTGCTGGGCGGCGACGATCTCCGAGGTCGACATGGTGCCCGCGTACAGGAAGACCGCGGCGAACGACAGCGCCATCGCGATCTCGTAACTGATCACCTGGGCGCTCGACCGTAGCCCTCCCAGCAGTGGGTAGACCGATCCCGACGCCCAGCCCGCCAGCACGATGCCGTAGACGCCGATCGACGTGACGGCCAGGACGTACAGCACGGCGACGGGCAGATCGGTCAGCTGCAGCGGGGTGCGGTGACCGAACACGCTGACCATGCCGCCGAGCGGGATGACCGCGAACGCCATGATCGCCGGGACCACCGCGATCACCGGTGCCAGCAGGTAGATCGGCTTGTCGACGCCCGCCGGGATCAGGCCCTCCTTGAGGGCGAGCTTGACGCCGTCGGCGAGGCTCTGCAGCAGGCCGAACGGGCCGACCCGGTTGGGACCGTACCGCATCTGCATGCGGCCCAGCACTTTTCGCTCGACGAGGATGGCGACGAGCACCGTCAGGACGCAGAACACGAAGACGCCCAGCGCCTTCGCGAGCACCAGCCACCACGGATCGTGACCGAAGGAGTCCAGCGTCGGGTAGTTCACGGCATCTCCGCCCGCGCGATCGCGACGAGCGACCCCATCTCGGCGGTCAGCGTGCCCAGCGGCACCCACACGACGCCGTCGGGCATCTCGGTGACCTCCAGCGGCAGCGGCACCGAGCCGCCCACCAGCACCCGGTCACCGTCGCCGGCGCCGATCGCGGCAGCCGTCGCGGCCGACAGCCGCACCACCGGGGGGCGGGCGGTGCCCGCCAGGTGCGGCTCGCCGTCCTGCAGCCGGCCGTGGTCGAGCAGCATCCGCCAGCCGGCGAGCACCGCGGTGCCGGGTTCTGGCGCCGGGGGTGGCGCGGCGGGCAGGTCCGGTGCCGGGGCTGGGGTGCCCTGCCAGGCGCCGAGGCCGATGAGTTCGGCGCGGGCCGCGGCGGTGTCGGGCAGTGCGAGGTCGACGCCGAATTCGTCGGCGAGCGCCGCCAGCACGCGCATGTCGGCGGTGGCCTCCGGCGGCAGCGCGGGACCGAACGGTCGCAGCCGGCCCTCCCAGTCGACGAAGGCGCCGGCCTTCTCCGCGACCGGCGCCACGGGAAACACCACGTCGGCGCGGTCGCTGACGGCACTGTGCCGCAGTTCGAGGCTGACGACGAACCCGGCGGCGTCGACGGCGGCGAGCGCCGCCGCCGGGTCGGGTAGATCGGCGACGTCCACGCCGCCGACGAGCAGCGCGCCCAGCTCCCCGTCGAGGGCGGCGGCCAGGATGCCGGAGGTGTCGCGGCCCTCGGCGTCCGGCAGGGCGTCGACGTGCCAGGCGGCGGCGACCTCGGCGCGGGCGTCCGGGTCGGCCAGCGGCCGACCGCCCGGCAGCAGCGTGGGCAGCGCGCCCGCTTCGAGCGCCCCCCGGTCCCCGGCACGGCGCGGGACCCAGCCCACCCGCGCGCCGGCGGTCGCGGCGGCGCGCAGCACCGCCGAGTACGCACCCGGTGACGTGGCGAGCCGCTCACCGACGAGGATCACCGTGCCCGGCGTCAGCTCCGGCCCGAGGGCGTCGAGGGCCTCGGCCTCACCGCCGGGGACGGCGGCGACGAGGGTGCCGTCGAGCTTGCGCAGACCGCGGGACGCGAACGGGGCGACCGAGATGACCGCGAGCCCGTGCTTGCGGACGGCCTTGCGTAGCCGCAGGAAGACGATCGGCGACTCCTCCTCGGGCTCGAGCCCGACGAGCAGCACCGCGGGCGCCGCCTCGAGGTCGGCGTAGGTGACCGCCATGGTGCGGCCGGCGACCGCGGCGGCCAGAAAGGCGGCCTCCTCGGCGCAGTGGGCGCGGCTGCGGAAGTCGATGTCGTTGCTGCCGAGGACGATTCGCGTGAACTTCGCGTACGCGTAGGCGTCCTCGACGGTGACGCGGCCGCCGACCAGCACGCCCGTGCGGGCGCCGGCGGCCTGGAGCCCACGGACCGCGACGGCGACGGCCTCCGACCACGACGCGGGCCGCTGCCCGCCGTGCGCGTCACGGATGAGCGGCGTGGCGATGCGGTCGCCCTGGCGGGCGTAGGCGAACGCCCACCGCCCCTTGTCGCAGTTCCACTCCTCGTTGACCTCGGGGTCGTCCCCGGCGAGGCGGCGCAGCACCCGGCCGCGCCGGTGGTCGGTGCGCTGCGCGCAGCCCGACGCGCAGTGCTCGCAGACGCTGGGCGTGGAGACCAGGTCGAATGGGCGGGCACGGAACCGGTAGGCGGTGCCGGTGAGCGCGCCGACGGGACAGATCTGCACCGTGTTGCCGGAGAAGTAGGAGTCGAACGGCGCGTCGGCCGCGATCCCGACCTGTTGCAGCGCACCGCGTTCCAACAACTCGATGAACGGGTCACCCGCCACCTGATCGGAGAATCGGGTGCAGCGCGCGCACAGCACGCAGCGCTCCCGGTCGAGCAGGACCTGCGCGGAGAGGTTGATCGGCTTCGGGTAGGTGCGCTTGACGTCGGTGAAGCGGCTGTCCGCGCGGCCGTTCGACATCGCCTGGTTCTGCAGCGGGCACTCGCCGCCCTTGTCGCAGACCGGGCAGTCCAGCGGGTGGTTGATCAGAAGCAGTTCCATCACCCCGTGCTGGGCGCGGTCGGCGATCTCCGACGTCAGCTGCGTGCGCACCACCATGTCGGGCATCACGGTCGTAGTGCAGGAGGCGAGCGGCTTGCGCTGGCCCTCCACCTCGACGAGGCACTGCCGGCAGGCGCCCACCGGGTCGAGCAGCGGATGATCGCAGAACCGGGGGATCTGCACGCCCATCAGCTCGGCCGCGCGGATCACGAGCGTGCCCTTCGGCACGCTGATGCGGTGGTCGTCGATGGTCAGCGACACCATCTCCACCTCGGCGGCGGTACCGGCCCGCTGGTTCTCGGCGGTCGTCACACGCCCACTCCTTCCGGTGCGGCCAGCATCGCGGCGCGCGGGTCGAACGGGCAGCCGCCGTCGAGGTGCGCGAGGTACTCGTCGCGAAAGTGCGCAATCGAGGACGTGATCGGGCTCGCCGCGCCATCTCCGAGCGCGCAGAACGACTTGCCGAGGATGGCGTCGGACACGTCGAGCAGGGTGTCCACGTCCGAGGCGTCGGCGTTCCCGGCCTCCAGACGGGCGTAGATCTGGGTGAGCCAGTAGGTGCCCTCCCGGCACGGCGTGCACTTGCCACACGATTCGTGGGCGTAGAACTCGGTCCAGCGGCGCACCGCCCGCACCACGCACGTGGTCTCGTCGAAGATCTGCAGCGCCTTGGTGCCCAGCATCGAGCCGGCCTTGCCGACGTTCTCGTAATCCAATGGCACGTCCAGGTGTTCGGCGGTCAACAGTGGCGTCGACGAGCCGCCGGGGGTCCAGAACTTCAGCTGGTGCCCGGCGCGGACCCCGCCGGCGAGGTCGAGCAGCTCGCGCAGCGTGACCCCCAACGGTGCCTCGTACTGGCCGGGCCGCGTGACGTGCCCCGACAGCGAGTACAGCGTGAACCCGGGTGACTTCTCCGATCCCATCGACCGGAACCACTCGGCGCCACCGCGGATCACCGCGGGGACGCTGGCGATCGACTCGACGTTGTTCACGACCGTCGGGCAGGCGTACAGGCCGGCCACCGCGGGGAACGGCGGGCGCAGCCGGGGCTGGCCGCGCCGGCCCTCGAGCGAATCCAGCAGCGCGGTCTCCTCGCCGCAGATGTAGGCGCCCGCGCCGGCGTGCACCACCAGATCCAGGCCGACGCCGGAGCCGGCGACGTCCGGGCCGAGGTAGCCCGCCGCGTAGGCCTCCGCGACCGCGGCCTGCAGGCGGCGCAGCACCGGCACCACCTCGCCGCGCACGTAGACGAAGGCGTGCCGGGCGCGAATGGCGTAGGCGGCGACGATGGCGCCCTCGATCAGCACGTGCGGCGTGGCCAGCAGCAGCGGCATGTCCTTGCACGTCCCGGGCTCGGACTCGTCGGCATTGATCACCAGGTAGTGCGGCTTGGCCGCCGCCCCCTCCGCGCCTTGCGGAATGAACGACCACTTCTGCCCGGTCGGGAACCCCGCCCCGCCGCGGCCGCGCAGGCCGGACTCCTTCACCAGCGCGATGACGTCGTCGGGTGCCATGCCGAGCGCCGTGGTCAGCGCGTCGTAACCGCCGTGGCGGCGGTAGGCGTCCAGCGTCCAGGACGACGGCTCGTCCCAGTAGCGGCTCAGGACCGGGGTGAGCGTCACGGGCGGCTGCCGTTCCTCGGCGGCACGTCGGCCGATGGGGCGGGCGCGGGCTCCTCGCGCACCGCCTCGGCAGCCATCTTCTCCTGGTCCGGGGCATCGACGGCCGCGGTGGCGGCGCCGGGCTCGGGTGCGGTCATGCCGTGCTCGCGTGCCACCGTCAGCCCGGCGAGCGTTGCCGCACCGGGCAGAGTGTCGTTGGCGCCGGGCCGTTGATCGGGGAACCCCGCGAGGATGCGGGCCGTCTCGCGGAACGTGCACAGCGTCGCGCCCCGGGTGGGGGTCACCGGACGACCGTCGCGCAGCGCATCCACCACGTCCCGTGCGGAGTCGGGCGTCTGATCGTCGAAGAACTCCCAGTTGACCATCATCACCGGGGCGTAGTCGCACGCCGCGTTGCACTCGACGTGCTCGAGGGTCACCCGCCCGTCGGCGGTGGTCTGTCCGGCGTGCAGTCCCAGGTGCTGTTGCAGGGCGTCGAGGATGGCGTCACCGCCCATCACCGCGCACAGCGTGTTCGTGCAGACGCCCACCAGGTAGTCGCCGGTGGGGGTGCGCCGGTACATCGAGTAGAAGGTCGCGACGGCCGTCACCTCGGCCGCGCTCAGCCCGAGTCGCTCACCGCAGAAGGCGATTCCGGCAGGGGTGAGGTAGCCGTCCTCGGCCTGCACCAGGTGCAGCAGGGGCAGCAGCGCCGACCGCGGCTGCGGGTACCGGCCGATGATCTGCGCGGCGTCGCGAGTCAGCCGCTCGACGACGTCGACCGAATACGACTGCGGTCCTCGCGAGATGGGCGGCCCGGGTTCGTCGGGGCGGGGGCCGAGCCGCAATTCCACCGCCGTCACACGAGTCTCCTCTTCGCGCGAGCGCTCATCAAAAGTCTCCTCTTCGCGCGAGCGCTCATCAGCGGTCCACCCCACCCATCACCGGATCGATCGACGCCACCGCCGCGATCGCGTCGGCGACCATCCCGCCCTCGCACATCGCCGCCACCGCCTGCAGATTCGTGAACGACGGGTCGCGGTAGTGCACGCGGTAGGGGCGGGTGCCACCGTCGCTGACCATGTGCACGCCGAGTTCGCCGCGCGGCGACTCCACGGCCACGTACACCTGGCCGGCGGGCACCCGGATGCCCTCGGTGACGAGCTTGAAGTGGTGGATGAGCGCCTCCATCGAACCGCCCATGATCTTCGCGACGTGCTCACCGGAGTTGCCCAGGCCGTCGGGCCCGAGCGTCAGGTCGGCCGGCCACGCGAGCTTGCGGTCGGTCAGCATCACCGGACCGGGTCGCAGCCGGTCCAGGCACTGCTCGACGATCTTGATCGACTCCCGCATCTCCTTGACCCGAATGAGGTAGCGGCCGTAGGAGTCGCACCGGTCGTCGGTGACGACGTCGAACTCGTAGTGCTCGTAGCCGCAATACGGCTGGGCGCGTCGGAGGTCGTGCGGCAGCCCGGTGGAGCGCAGCACCGGACCGGTGATGCCGAGCGCCATGCACCCGGTCAGGTCGAGGTAGCCGACGCCGACGGTGCGCGCCTTCCAAATGTAATTCTCGTTGAGCAGATTCTCCATGTCGCGCAACCGCTTCGGCAGCAGCGCCAGCAGCTCGCGCAGCTGCGGCAGCGCTTCGTCGGGCAGGTCGGCGGCCAGCCCGCCGGGCCGGACGTAGGCGTGGTTCATCCGCAACCCGGTGATGGTCTCGAACACCGACAGGATCAGCTCGCGCTCCCGGAACCCGAAGAACATGGCCGACATCGAGCCGAGTTCCATGCCGCCGGTGGCCAGCGCCACCAGGTGGCTGGAGATCCGGTTGAGTTCCATCAGTAGCACCCGGATGACGGTGGCGCGTTCGGGGATGTCGTCGGTGACGCCGAGCAGGGCCTCGACGCCGAGGCAGTACACCGTCTCGTTGAAGAAGGGGGAGAGGTAGTCCATCCGGGTGACGAACGTGACGCCCTGCGTCCAGGTGCGGTACTCGAGGTTCTTCTCGATCCCGGTGTGCAGGTACCCGATTCCGCAGCGCGCCTCGGTGATCGTCTCGCCCTCGATCTCGAGGATGAGGCGCAGCACGCCATGGGTGGAGGGATGCTGTGGGCCCATGTTGACGACGATGCGGTCACCGGCGTCCGCCGCGTCGCGCGCGGCGGCGACGACCTCGTCCCAATCCTCGCCGCCGACGGTCACGACGGTCTCGCGCTGATCGGTCATCAGTGGTACGCCCTCCGCTCGTCGGGCGGCGGGATCTTCGCGCCGTGGTACTCCACCGGGATGCCGCCGAGGGGATAGTCCTTGCGCTGCGGGTGGCCCACCCAGTCGTCGGGCATCTCGATGCGCGTCAGCGCGGGATGACCGTCGAACAGGATGCCGAAGAAGTCGTAGGTCTCGCGCTCGTGCCAGTCGGTCGTCGGGTACACCGGGTACAGCGAGGGGATGTGCGGGTCGGCGTCGGGGGCGGCCACCTCGACCCGCAGCCGGCGGTTGTGCGTGATGGACATCAGCGGGTACACCGCATGCAGTTCGCGGCCGGCGTCGGCCGGGTAGTGCACGCCCGAGACCCCGAGGCACAGCTCGAATCTCAACGCCGGATCGTCCCGCAACGCCTGCGCCACGGTCCGCAGGTGCGCCCGCCGCACCTCGATCTCGAGTTGGCCGCGGAACACCACCACGCGCTCGACCGCGGCGGCGAAGGTCTCCTCGCCGAGTGCGGCGGCCAGCGCGTCGACCACCTCGTCGAAGTAACCGCCGTACGGCCGCGGCGTGCTGCCGGGCAGGGCGACCTCGCGGACGAGGCGGCCGTAGCCGGACGTGTCACCGCTGCCGCGCACGCCGAACATGCCGCGCCGCGTGCCGATCACCTCGCGGTCCGGATCGTCGGTATCGGTCATGGGCGCAGCAGTCCGGTGAACTCGATGGTGGGACGGGACGCGAGCGCGGCCTGCTCGGCGGCCGCGACCACCTCGGCACGGTGGACGCCGAGCGGCATCTCGGCGATCTTGGCGTGCAGGGCGAGGATCGCGTTGAGTAGCATCTCCGGGCGGGGCGGGCAGCCGGGGAGGTAGACGTCGACCGGCACCACGTGGTCGACGCCCTGCACCACGGCGTAGTTGTTGAACATGCCGCCCGAGGACGCGCAGACCCCCATCGCGAGAACCCATTTGGGCTC is from Mycolicibacterium grossiae and encodes:
- a CDS encoding NuoB/complex I 20 kDa subunit family protein, giving the protein MGLEEKLPGGILLSTVEKVAGYVRKGSLWPATFGLACCAIEMMATAGPRFDIARFGMERFSATPRQADLMIVAGRVSQKMAPVLRQVYDQMAEPKWVLAMGVCASSGGMFNNYAVVQGVDHVVPVDVYLPGCPPRPEMLLNAILALHAKIAEMPLGVHRAEVVAAAEQAALASRPTIEFTGLLRP
- a CDS encoding NADH-quinone oxidoreductase subunit C, with product MTDTDDPDREVIGTRRGMFGVRGSGDTSGYGRLVREVALPGSTPRPYGGYFDEVVDALAAALGEETFAAAVERVVVFRGQLEIEVRRAHLRTVAQALRDDPALRFELCLGVSGVHYPADAGRELHAVYPLMSITHNRRLRVEVAAPDADPHIPSLYPVYPTTDWHERETYDFFGILFDGHPALTRIEMPDDWVGHPQRKDYPLGGIPVEYHGAKIPPPDERRAYH
- the nuoH gene encoding NADH-quinone oxidoreductase subunit NuoH, which produces MNYPTLDSFGHDPWWLVLAKALGVFVFCVLTVLVAILVERKVLGRMQMRYGPNRVGPFGLLQSLADGVKLALKEGLIPAGVDKPIYLLAPVIAVVPAIMAFAVIPLGGMVSVFGHRTPLQLTDLPVAVLYVLAVTSIGVYGIVLAGWASGSVYPLLGGLRSSAQVISYEIAMALSFAAVFLYAGTMSTSEIVAAQQGLWYVFLLLPSFLVYVTAMVGETNRAPFDLPEAEGELVGGFHTEYSSLKFAMFMLAEYVNMTTVSALATTLFLGGWQAPWPISLIDGANSGWWPLLWFVAKVWAFMFVFMWLRATLPRLRYDQFMGLGWKALIPLSLVWIMTVAVVRTLRAQGYGGWAATLVVASAAVGVAVVAVLWKVLRRRRLRHPDGPAPDSGDFPVPPIPAKEVSHAVR
- a CDS encoding NADH-quinone oxidoreductase subunit G — its product is MVSLTIDDHRISVPKGTLVIRAAELMGVQIPRFCDHPLLDPVGACRQCLVEVEGQRKPLASCTTTVMPDMVVRTQLTSEIADRAQHGVMELLLINHPLDCPVCDKGGECPLQNQAMSNGRADSRFTDVKRTYPKPINLSAQVLLDRERCVLCARCTRFSDQVAGDPFIELLERGALQQVGIAADAPFDSYFSGNTVQICPVGALTGTAYRFRARPFDLVSTPSVCEHCASGCAQRTDHRRGRVLRRLAGDDPEVNEEWNCDKGRWAFAYARQGDRIATPLIRDAHGGQRPASWSEAVAVAVRGLQAAGARTGVLVGGRVTVEDAYAYAKFTRIVLGSNDIDFRSRAHCAEEAAFLAAAVAGRTMAVTYADLEAAPAVLLVGLEPEEESPIVFLRLRKAVRKHGLAVISVAPFASRGLRKLDGTLVAAVPGGEAEALDALGPELTPGTVILVGERLATSPGAYSAVLRAAATAGARVGWVPRRAGDRGALEAGALPTLLPGGRPLADPDARAEVAAAWHVDALPDAEGRDTSGILAAALDGELGALLVGGVDVADLPDPAAALAAVDAAGFVVSLELRHSAVSDRADVVFPVAPVAEKAGAFVDWEGRLRPFGPALPPEATADMRVLAALADEFGVDLALPDTAAARAELIGLGAWQGTPAPAPDLPAAPPPAPEPGTAVLAGWRMLLDHGRLQDGEPHLAGTARPPVVRLSAATAAAIGAGDGDRVLVGGSVPLPLEVTEMPDGVVWVPLGTLTAEMGSLVAIARAEMP
- a CDS encoding NADH-quinone oxidoreductase subunit J, coding for MTGEAVLFWVLATLAVVAAVAMVAAPKAVYSAMFLACTMIVLAVLYIAQGAVFLGVVQIVVYTGAVMMLFLFVLMLIGVDSADSLTETIRGQRRAAIVAGVGFGVVLIAGIGSVATQGVSGPTPSANDNVSGLAELIFVRYLWAFELTSALLITAALGAMVLAHRERIGRRKTQRELAIERFAGAHPTPMPNPGVYARHNAVDMAARLPDGSDSELSVSAMLTPRTQR
- the nuoD gene encoding NADH dehydrogenase (quinone) subunit D, which encodes MTDQRETVVTVGGEDWDEVVAAARDAADAGDRIVVNMGPQHPSTHGVLRLILEIEGETITEARCGIGYLHTGIEKNLEYRTWTQGVTFVTRMDYLSPFFNETVYCLGVEALLGVTDDIPERATVIRVLLMELNRISSHLVALATGGMELGSMSAMFFGFRERELILSVFETITGLRMNHAYVRPGGLAADLPDEALPQLRELLALLPKRLRDMENLLNENYIWKARTVGVGYLDLTGCMALGITGPVLRSTGLPHDLRRAQPYCGYEHYEFDVVTDDRCDSYGRYLIRVKEMRESIKIVEQCLDRLRPGPVMLTDRKLAWPADLTLGPDGLGNSGEHVAKIMGGSMEALIHHFKLVTEGIRVPAGQVYVAVESPRGELGVHMVSDGGTRPYRVHYRDPSFTNLQAVAAMCEGGMVADAIAAVASIDPVMGGVDR
- the nuoF gene encoding NADH-quinone oxidoreductase subunit NuoF: MTLTPVLSRYWDEPSSWTLDAYRRHGGYDALTTALGMAPDDVIALVKESGLRGRGGAGFPTGQKWSFIPQGAEGAAAKPHYLVINADESEPGTCKDMPLLLATPHVLIEGAIVAAYAIRARHAFVYVRGEVVPVLRRLQAAVAEAYAAGYLGPDVAGSGVGLDLVVHAGAGAYICGEETALLDSLEGRRGQPRLRPPFPAVAGLYACPTVVNNVESIASVPAVIRGGAEWFRSMGSEKSPGFTLYSLSGHVTRPGQYEAPLGVTLRELLDLAGGVRAGHQLKFWTPGGSSTPLLTAEHLDVPLDYENVGKAGSMLGTKALQIFDETTCVVRAVRRWTEFYAHESCGKCTPCREGTYWLTQIYARLEAGNADASDVDTLLDVSDAILGKSFCALGDGAASPITSSIAHFRDEYLAHLDGGCPFDPRAAMLAAPEGVGV
- the nuoI gene encoding NADH-quinone oxidoreductase subunit NuoI — protein: MRFVDAVAGFGVTFGTMFKKPVTEEYPEKPGPTARRYHGRHQLNRYADGLEKCIGCELCAWACPADAIFVEGADNTDAERFSPGERYGRVYQINYLRCIGCGLCIEACPTRALTMTNDYELADDNRSDLIYGKDRLLAPLTSDMTAPPHAMAEGSTDEDYYRGHVGADGLTVR
- the nuoE gene encoding NADH-quinone oxidoreductase subunit NuoE, with product MTAVELRLGPRPDEPGPPISRGPQSYSVDVVERLTRDAAQIIGRYPQPRSALLPLLHLVQAEDGYLTPAGIAFCGERLGLSAAEVTAVATFYSMYRRTPTGDYLVGVCTNTLCAVMGGDAILDALQQHLGLHAGQTTADGRVTLEHVECNAACDYAPVMMVNWEFFDDQTPDSARDVVDALRDGRPVTPTRGATLCTFRETARILAGFPDQRPGANDTLPGAATLAGLTVAREHGMTAPEPGAATAAVDAPDQEKMAAEAVREEPAPAPSADVPPRNGSRP